A window from candidate division WOR-3 bacterium encodes these proteins:
- the carB gene encoding carbamoyl-phosphate synthase large subunit gives MPKRKDIKKLMIIGSGPIVIGQAAEFDFSGSQASRSLREEGYQTVVVNSNPATIQTDSQIADVIYIEPLNIETLAKIIEIERPDGLLPSFGGQTALNLSFRLAQEGILDRYGIELLGSDRETIEAAENRESFRRLMSELDEPIPQSVACHSIEQIREAMLTLSYPVLVRPAYTLGGTGSGVAYNWQELQEVASAGIRQSQIGQVLIEESVLGWKEFEYEVMRDGNDNCITICSMENLNPMGVHTGESIVFAPVQTLTDKENQILRSVSLKIIRALKICGGCNIQFAVDQKRWAYRIIEVNPRVSRSSALASKATGYPIARVSAKIAVGMNLDEIPNAVTKKTTAAFEPALDYVIAKIPRWPFDKFPTVDRRITTQMKSTGEVMAIGSTIEEAMLKAIRSLEINQMGLEPEAIKEHELIQQLEEPTDRLLFCIAESLRRGYTVKKISELSKVDPFFITKIANIINVERRLQKCPLDPELLSDAKRFGFADDEIGRILSKPAEEIRALRESLGIVPRFNMVDTCAGEFEAVTPYYYSTYMATGGIRTREKSKRRILIIGSGPIRIGQGIEFDYCCVHAALALKDAGFEAIMMNNNPETVSTDFDVSSRLYFEPLVFEDVLNVIERERPGGVILQFGGQTSINLAIPLAELITSGKLDVEILGTQPIDIHRAEDREQFSTLLGSMGIKQPPFGTGYTFNDVKNVAASIGYPVIVRPSYVLGGRAMEIVYEERGLEQYMDAAVRVSRKHPVLVDKYVANATEVDVDAICDGEEVFIGGVMEHIEQAGVHSGDSYCVIPPRTLSDDRVYKIESTTRDIARSLNTRGLINIQFAVQNGEIYVLEANPRASRTIPFVSKTIGVPLAKLATLILIGQSIEDLRRSRVLPNLARRRFVSVKGPVFPFKKLTGVDPILGPEMKSTGEVMAIDRTFGAAYYKAILSDERFSNKGTVYVTVRDDDKPRILELVRSFAELGFKFVATRGTADYLRQHGIEVQTVYRISEHKSPNAVDLMRQRSIDLIINTPSMTHSAKRDGYAMRRLAVELGIPFITALTSAEAEVEAIKFAQRHSLVTRPLHEYHNRPG, from the coding sequence AAGGGATACTGGACAGATATGGTATCGAACTCCTGGGGTCGGATCGGGAAACGATCGAGGCGGCCGAGAACCGGGAGAGTTTTCGCAGATTGATGTCCGAACTCGATGAGCCGATCCCCCAGAGCGTGGCATGTCACAGCATTGAGCAAATAAGAGAAGCCATGCTCACGCTGTCATACCCAGTCCTGGTCCGCCCCGCGTACACTTTGGGTGGCACCGGAAGCGGCGTTGCATACAACTGGCAGGAGCTTCAGGAAGTCGCCAGTGCCGGGATCAGGCAGTCGCAGATCGGGCAGGTGCTCATCGAGGAAAGTGTATTGGGCTGGAAAGAATTCGAGTACGAGGTCATGCGCGATGGCAATGATAACTGCATTACGATTTGTAGTATGGAAAACTTGAATCCAATGGGTGTGCATACGGGTGAGAGCATAGTCTTTGCGCCGGTCCAGACCTTGACCGATAAGGAAAACCAGATTCTCAGAAGTGTGAGTCTGAAGATCATAAGAGCGCTCAAGATCTGCGGAGGGTGTAATATCCAATTCGCAGTGGACCAAAAACGCTGGGCTTACCGCATCATTGAAGTGAACCCCCGGGTATCTCGCTCATCGGCACTGGCATCGAAGGCGACGGGGTATCCCATCGCCCGGGTCAGCGCCAAGATCGCGGTGGGCATGAACCTTGATGAGATCCCGAACGCGGTGACCAAGAAAACAACGGCGGCATTTGAGCCCGCACTCGATTACGTTATCGCCAAGATACCGCGCTGGCCTTTCGACAAATTCCCGACTGTCGACCGACGCATAACCACGCAGATGAAATCGACCGGTGAAGTGATGGCGATCGGCAGCACCATTGAGGAAGCAATGCTCAAAGCGATAAGATCGCTGGAAATAAATCAAATGGGACTAGAACCCGAGGCGATCAAAGAACACGAGCTCATACAGCAACTCGAAGAACCCACCGACCGTTTGCTTTTCTGTATCGCAGAATCATTGCGCAGGGGCTACACGGTCAAGAAGATCTCTGAACTCAGCAAGGTTGATCCCTTTTTCATTACCAAGATCGCGAATATTATTAACGTCGAAAGGAGATTGCAGAAATGTCCCCTGGATCCTGAACTGCTGAGTGACGCAAAGAGATTTGGTTTTGCAGATGATGAGATCGGCCGTATCTTGAGTAAACCGGCCGAAGAAATCAGGGCACTTCGTGAATCGCTGGGCATAGTGCCGCGCTTCAATATGGTCGACACTTGCGCCGGAGAATTCGAAGCGGTAACACCGTATTACTATTCCACGTATATGGCGACGGGTGGTATCAGAACCCGTGAAAAGAGCAAACGGCGCATTCTCATTATCGGCTCAGGACCGATTCGGATCGGCCAGGGCATTGAGTTTGACTACTGCTGCGTGCACGCTGCGCTTGCACTCAAGGATGCCGGGTTCGAGGCGATAATGATGAACAATAACCCGGAGACGGTTTCGACCGATTTTGATGTATCGAGCCGCCTCTATTTTGAGCCACTCGTGTTTGAGGATGTTTTGAATGTTATTGAGCGGGAAAGGCCCGGTGGTGTCATTCTGCAGTTCGGCGGCCAGACTTCAATAAATCTGGCGATTCCTCTGGCCGAGTTGATCACGAGCGGCAAGTTGGATGTTGAAATCCTGGGGACGCAGCCAATTGATATACACCGCGCCGAAGACCGGGAGCAATTTTCAACCCTCTTGGGGAGTATGGGAATCAAGCAGCCGCCTTTCGGAACAGGCTATACTTTCAACGATGTGAAGAACGTTGCCGCTTCCATAGGCTATCCGGTCATCGTACGCCCCAGTTATGTGCTGGGCGGACGTGCTATGGAGATCGTCTATGAAGAACGTGGGCTCGAGCAATACATGGACGCGGCGGTGCGCGTTTCAAGAAAACATCCCGTTCTCGTCGACAAGTACGTGGCCAATGCAACTGAGGTCGACGTTGACGCGATCTGTGATGGTGAGGAGGTCTTCATCGGCGGTGTCATGGAACATATCGAACAGGCAGGCGTGCACTCGGGCGATTCGTATTGCGTGATTCCGCCAAGAACGCTATCAGATGACAGGGTATACAAAATAGAGAGCACAACGAGGGATATCGCGCGTTCGCTAAACACCAGGGGATTGATCAATATTCAGTTCGCAGTGCAGAATGGCGAGATCTATGTGCTCGAAGCAAATCCACGCGCCTCGAGGACAATTCCTTTTGTCTCCAAAACGATTGGCGTTCCGCTCGCAAAACTCGCAACGTTGATCTTGATCGGGCAGAGTATAGAAGATCTCAGACGGTCACGTGTTCTGCCGAATCTTGCCAGACGTAGATTCGTTTCTGTAAAGGGCCCGGTATTCCCGTTCAAGAAACTGACTGGCGTCGATCCGATCCTTGGTCCGGAGATGAAATCGACCGGTGAGGTCATGGCAATCGACCGGACCTTTGGCGCCGCATATTACAAGGCGATACTGAGCGATGAGAGGTTCAGTAACAAGGGAACGGTCTACGTCACGGTACGTGATGATGATAAACCCAGGATACTCGAGCTGGTGAGATCATTCGCTGAACTTGGTTTCAAATTCGTGGCGACCCGGGGGACGGCGGATTATCTTCGCCAACACGGAATCGAAGTCCAGACGGTATACCGCATCAGCGAACATAAATCACCGAACGCTGTGGATCTGATGCGCCAGCGGAGCATTGATCTTATCATCAATACACCAAGCATGACCCACAGTGCAAAACGTGACGGCTATGCGATGAGGCGTTTGGCAGTAGAACTCGGTATCCCGTTCATTACCGCGCTGACGTCGGCCGAGGCTGAGGTGGAGGCAATAAAGTTCGCGCAGCGGCACAGCCTTGTCACCCGCCCCTTGCATGAATACCACAACCGTCCAGGTTGA
- a CDS encoding carbon starvation protein A encodes MNAIFLAIIAFIVFLFGYLFYGRVLSRLFDVDPRQKTPAHSLYDGRDYVPAKHWMILFGHHFASIAGAGPILGPVIAVVIWGWGPAVLWIFLGSIFVGGVHDFSSLMISIREKGKSIATVSEHVLSRRAKIFFSIFLWLTLVLVIAVFAASAAKTLSTTPQVVIPTFGLIIVASVVGILTYRLNFNLIVSTTIGIVLLFGLIIAGYHLPINASFHFWLFCLLGYAFIASVLPVNILLQPRDYIASFVLFFGLSVGYVGLFIVHPQIKAPLVIQWHGAQGGLWPMMFVVIACGAISGFHSLVASGTTAKQLSNERDAKKIGYGAMLAEGLLAILAVVAVAAGLYWKGGPSGLVYPDLMRGGNWIGTFGAGYGEIAKPILGAFGMLIGITMLKTFIMTTLDSATRITRYISEELFGETLGISIFRNCYFNTFVVIIAALWLSLGSWQSIWPVFGAANQLVASLALFVVTAWLLSRNKPVKHALYPALFMLFTTVAALLYQLLQFINQGKYGLALVAVLLLVLSLFMLVEAIQVVRHRHKRAKS; translated from the coding sequence ATGAACGCTATTTTCCTCGCGATCATTGCCTTTATTGTTTTTCTGTTCGGCTATCTATTCTACGGGCGCGTGTTGAGCCGACTGTTCGATGTCGATCCACGGCAGAAGACACCCGCTCATTCATTGTATGACGGTCGTGATTACGTGCCAGCGAAGCATTGGATGATACTCTTCGGCCATCATTTCGCGTCGATCGCAGGCGCCGGTCCAATTCTCGGTCCAGTCATCGCGGTTGTGATCTGGGGATGGGGTCCAGCAGTGCTTTGGATTTTTTTGGGTTCGATATTTGTGGGCGGAGTACATGATTTCTCTAGTCTGATGATATCGATAAGGGAAAAGGGGAAATCGATCGCCACCGTTTCCGAACATGTGCTCAGCCGGCGTGCAAAGATTTTCTTTTCAATATTCTTGTGGTTAACCCTCGTGCTTGTTATCGCGGTGTTTGCTGCTTCCGCGGCGAAGACCTTGAGTACTACACCCCAGGTGGTTATCCCGACATTCGGCCTTATTATTGTCGCCTCCGTTGTCGGGATCCTGACCTACAGACTCAACTTCAACCTGATTGTATCAACCACCATCGGCATCGTTCTGCTCTTTGGCTTGATCATAGCCGGTTATCACTTGCCGATCAACGCTTCATTCCATTTCTGGCTCTTCTGCCTTTTGGGTTATGCTTTCATCGCTTCAGTATTACCGGTCAATATCCTTTTGCAGCCAAGAGATTACATAGCCAGTTTTGTGCTCTTCTTCGGTCTTTCGGTCGGCTATGTGGGTTTGTTCATAGTGCATCCTCAGATAAAAGCACCTCTGGTAATTCAGTGGCATGGGGCGCAGGGTGGTCTCTGGCCTATGATGTTTGTCGTTATTGCCTGCGGTGCTATATCGGGATTCCACTCACTGGTTGCCAGCGGCACGACCGCAAAGCAGCTGTCCAATGAGAGGGACGCAAAAAAAATAGGCTATGGCGCAATGCTCGCCGAGGGCCTTTTGGCCATACTCGCCGTGGTGGCAGTTGCGGCAGGGCTTTATTGGAAGGGCGGTCCATCGGGCCTCGTGTATCCAGACCTGATGAGAGGAGGCAACTGGATCGGCACGTTCGGTGCCGGTTATGGTGAGATCGCCAAACCGATATTGGGCGCGTTCGGCATGTTGATCGGTATTACCATGCTCAAGACGTTCATCATGACAACGCTCGATTCGGCGACAAGAATAACGCGCTATATCAGCGAAGAACTGTTCGGCGAGACTTTAGGAATCAGCATCTTCAGAAATTGCTACTTCAATACCTTCGTGGTCATAATTGCTGCATTATGGTTATCGCTGGGCTCCTGGCAGTCCATCTGGCCCGTATTCGGCGCGGCGAATCAGCTCGTTGCATCGCTTGCCCTTTTTGTAGTTACGGCATGGCTGTTAAGCCGAAACAAACCTGTCAAACACGCTTTATATCCGGCACTTTTTATGCTTTTTACAACCGTCGCAGCGCTCCTTTACCAATTACTTCAGTTCATCAATCAGGGCAAATATGGATTGGCTCTCGTCGCGGTCTTACTGCTGGTCCTATCGCTGTTCATGCTGGTGGAGGCGATACAGGTTGTACGGCACCGGCACAAGCGCGCCAAGTCATAG
- a CDS encoding tetratricopeptide repeat protein produces the protein MISPDEQKVLSSFAQRIPQDDPGAHNNLAIVYYNKGLYTEAIAELEKALKLNPNFVLARNNLEIILRKTGKLEEKVEHLTQGIESDPHDENKILELADTYAKLQKYSHAIVYYKKVLDANPDSYHAHFGFSNTLKYLGKYDDALEEMKQALKIREAHEGYRAIGEIYLRKGVIDMAIKNLEEALKFDENSAETHFLMGLALSEKGRTQDSIKAVKKAISLNPSLATEDTGLPVDIESHRDQWESLKEQLGIPKVTGDSYKIHFNMGMSYRNKGLFDEAEREFNECLKLKEGAAEVYYAVAEANIYLSRFDEAIRNLQQAIKRDFDAVRCANALGVAHIMQGQIGSALEWFEKVLVQDEDEPMALNNVAVAQYVLGDVDKALSNYARSMAAGNSDARFNLAMHYLKNDDYDRTLELLDYKGIDVDFLYGLVYMEKGEDEKAMDAFNRVLEVAPHHAGAYYNMGFIATRLGRYEEGLVHIRKGMEIEPNYDNEKYHLSLDPAISEFGPYYVSRSHPVAAEVIDDVLAPQATTPDELLAEAEESLGKNDAVHALENAGRALAIDPQYYKAALLKADILFNRGDVNDAIELLENQHKIQPGVVDLLAALSLMLKKEGRVEEARVKYQELVEIQPDNMTWSNELADLAYGLGKEDEALESYLRVYEKDRENIGVNLRLLRIYINKKDYDNAHQHIDFLSDATPENYEYNILAGIYWAEKQEYDRARGHFDKAIEVDASKPLPYYHRGLLNIHRGAFDDACESWKKALLLSPPQDLADKIKHCLTLTIELSEILEKEI, from the coding sequence ATGATATCACCAGATGAGCAGAAGGTATTGAGCAGCTTTGCCCAGAGGATTCCTCAGGATGATCCTGGAGCGCATAACAATCTTGCGATTGTCTATTACAACAAAGGGCTGTACACCGAGGCGATTGCGGAGCTCGAAAAAGCTCTCAAACTCAATCCCAACTTTGTTCTGGCGCGCAATAATCTGGAGATAATACTCAGAAAAACGGGCAAACTCGAGGAAAAAGTTGAACACTTGACCCAGGGTATCGAGAGTGATCCTCACGATGAGAACAAGATCCTTGAGCTCGCAGATACTTATGCCAAATTACAGAAATACTCACACGCTATCGTCTACTACAAGAAGGTCCTCGATGCAAATCCAGATTCATATCATGCCCATTTTGGTTTCAGTAACACGCTGAAATACCTTGGAAAATATGATGATGCCCTTGAAGAGATGAAACAAGCACTGAAAATAAGGGAAGCGCACGAAGGCTACCGGGCGATCGGTGAAATATATTTACGAAAAGGCGTGATCGATATGGCGATAAAGAACCTTGAAGAGGCGTTGAAATTTGACGAGAACTCGGCGGAGACTCATTTTCTTATGGGTTTAGCACTCAGTGAGAAGGGACGCACACAAGACAGCATCAAAGCCGTGAAGAAGGCGATATCACTGAATCCATCACTGGCCACGGAAGATACCGGTTTGCCGGTCGACATCGAATCCCACCGCGATCAGTGGGAATCCCTGAAGGAACAACTCGGTATTCCCAAGGTTACGGGAGATTCATATAAAATTCACTTTAATATGGGGATGTCCTATCGAAACAAAGGATTATTTGATGAGGCAGAGCGGGAGTTCAACGAATGTCTGAAATTGAAGGAAGGCGCCGCTGAAGTGTATTACGCTGTTGCCGAGGCAAATATCTATCTGAGTAGATTTGACGAGGCGATCCGCAATTTGCAGCAGGCAATAAAACGCGATTTCGATGCCGTCAGGTGCGCAAACGCGCTTGGTGTCGCACATATCATGCAGGGACAGATAGGTAGTGCCCTGGAGTGGTTTGAAAAGGTGCTGGTTCAGGATGAAGATGAACCAATGGCATTGAATAACGTGGCAGTGGCACAGTATGTCCTTGGCGACGTGGATAAGGCATTGAGTAACTATGCGAGATCAATGGCTGCAGGGAATAGCGATGCCCGATTCAATTTGGCTATGCATTACTTGAAAAATGACGACTACGACAGGACGCTCGAGCTGCTGGATTATAAAGGTATAGACGTTGATTTCTTATACGGCCTTGTGTACATGGAAAAAGGCGAAGACGAAAAAGCCATGGATGCTTTCAATCGAGTTTTGGAGGTCGCTCCTCATCACGCCGGTGCCTACTATAATATGGGTTTCATAGCGACACGACTTGGCAGGTACGAAGAGGGCCTGGTGCATATCAGAAAAGGCATGGAGATAGAACCAAATTACGACAATGAGAAGTATCATCTTTCACTTGACCCCGCAATTTCCGAGTTCGGTCCTTATTACGTATCGCGATCCCATCCTGTGGCTGCGGAAGTGATTGATGATGTATTGGCTCCGCAGGCTACTACTCCCGATGAGTTGCTTGCTGAGGCAGAAGAATCTCTGGGTAAGAATGATGCGGTTCATGCCCTGGAGAATGCTGGCAGAGCTCTTGCAATCGATCCGCAATATTACAAGGCAGCTTTGTTGAAGGCGGATATTCTTTTCAATCGTGGTGATGTTAACGATGCAATTGAGCTTCTCGAAAACCAGCACAAGATCCAACCGGGTGTCGTCGACCTGCTCGCTGCTCTGTCACTTATGTTGAAGAAAGAGGGTAGGGTTGAAGAGGCAAGAGTGAAGTATCAGGAGTTGGTGGAAATTCAACCGGATAACATGACCTGGTCGAATGAACTTGCCGATCTTGCATACGGTTTAGGCAAGGAGGATGAGGCTCTGGAATCATACCTCAGGGTTTATGAGAAGGACAGGGAAAACATTGGAGTAAACCTCAGGCTTCTAAGAATCTACATTAACAAAAAAGACTATGATAATGCGCATCAGCATATCGATTTTCTTTCTGATGCGACTCCTGAAAATTACGAATACAATATACTTGCCGGGATCTACTGGGCGGAGAAGCAGGAGTATGATAGGGCGAGAGGGCATTTTGACAAAGCGATCGAGGTCGATGCTTCGAAACCGCTACCCTATTACCATCGCGGATTACTGAACATCCACAGAGGTGCTTTTGATGATGCTTGTGAGAGTTGGAAGAAGGCGCTCTTATTGAGCCCACCTCAGGATTTAGCCGATAAGATAAAGCATTGTCTAACACTAACAATAGAACTTTCTGAAATTTTGGAGAAAGAAATATGA
- a CDS encoding tetratricopeptide repeat protein → MADELRVDSGALIFATLADVYISSGMIDEAISILKDGLLRNPNYQLAKVILGRAYYLKGEFDKAVETLEMIYEDIKDDESANLYLGHSYFKMGDNVKAKKFYEAALKINDGNTEALQALEKLIPDFTPKAEVQPAVPAESGEPEAIEVEEVIHEVILPSEPEAATQDEVSISEPIGAEREVELPTEPPEVVPEKETGEELTIESFVQELPEKKTRTESVPLEALDKPVERLLALDNVKSVFIATKDGLLIKNYTRDDSDVEVICASIAGICLDVDEAFRMLKRGGLTRCIIEKPDETICVMAVGDSLLIVITKVEAKPGLVFVYARKIIEEIEEILG, encoded by the coding sequence ATGGCTGATGAATTGAGGGTTGATTCGGGAGCTTTGATTTTCGCCACGCTTGCTGATGTATACATTTCATCAGGTATGATCGACGAGGCGATCTCAATATTGAAGGATGGCCTCCTGCGTAACCCGAATTACCAACTGGCGAAAGTAATACTCGGTCGTGCATATTACCTGAAGGGCGAATTTGATAAAGCCGTCGAAACCCTTGAGATGATATATGAAGACATCAAGGATGATGAGAGCGCAAATCTCTACCTTGGGCATAGTTACTTCAAAATGGGCGATAATGTTAAGGCAAAGAAATTCTACGAAGCAGCGTTGAAGATCAATGATGGGAACACCGAGGCTCTGCAGGCCTTGGAGAAATTGATCCCCGATTTCACGCCCAAGGCCGAAGTTCAACCGGCCGTGCCAGCCGAGTCAGGAGAACCAGAGGCTATTGAGGTCGAAGAGGTTATTCATGAAGTTATTTTGCCCTCGGAACCGGAAGCGGCCACGCAGGATGAAGTGTCAATTTCGGAACCGATCGGGGCAGAGCGTGAAGTAGAATTGCCGACTGAGCCTCCGGAAGTTGTTCCAGAAAAAGAGACTGGCGAAGAACTCACCATTGAATCTTTCGTTCAAGAACTTCCCGAGAAAAAAACCAGGACCGAAAGCGTTCCGCTAGAAGCACTTGATAAACCGGTTGAGAGACTACTGGCTCTCGATAATGTAAAGAGCGTCTTCATTGCAACCAAGGATGGTTTGCTGATCAAGAACTACACCAGAGATGACAGCGATGTAGAGGTAATATGTGCTTCAATAGCAGGGATTTGTCTCGATGTTGACGAAGCTTTTCGAATGTTAAAACGGGGTGGTCTGACTCGGTGCATCATAGAAAAACCAGATGAAACAATATGCGTCATGGCGGTAGGAGATTCTTTGTTGATCGTCATCACAAAAGTTGAGGCAAAACCAGGCTTGGTTTTTGTCTATGCCCGTAAGATCATCGAAGAGATTGAGGAGATATTAGGATGA
- a CDS encoding roadblock/LC7 domain-containing protein: protein MKLEEFTKIPKVLGVGLVGEDGFIIEGQSTYEYDTERLGAIAARVVNRIKNNLSVEEASAVIYTKDNVLFLKEIGEGIVFVICHKDANVGLVKIRLNKMT, encoded by the coding sequence ATGAAACTAGAAGAGTTCACGAAAATACCCAAGGTGCTCGGTGTTGGATTGGTCGGTGAGGATGGTTTTATCATTGAGGGGCAGTCGACGTATGAGTATGATACAGAGAGACTCGGTGCCATTGCTGCACGGGTAGTCAACCGAATAAAGAACAATCTCAGCGTGGAAGAGGCATCTGCCGTGATCTATACCAAGGACAATGTTCTTTTTCTGAAAGAGATCGGGGAGGGTATTGTATTTGTCATATGTCACAAAGATGCTAATGTTGGCCTGGTGAAAATCAGGTTGAACAAAATGACTTGA
- a CDS encoding protein-L-isoaspartate(D-aspartate) O-methyltransferase, which produces MQVLVRTNIFATVLIFIILSVIDCAAKSNKKEVSWDVLARKDMVYNQIKGRGIKDDRLVNAMLEVERHKFVPESLEKLAYGDYPLPIGEDQTISQPYVVALMTDELQLKATDRVLEIGTGSGYQAAILSLMVKDVFTIEIIASLADSAARRLASLGYRNVHVRHGDGFLGWPEEAPFDAIIITCAPSELPEPLVLQLAEGGRLILPLGDDFQMLTLYRKMAGALEKREIIPVRFVPMKGLIEEQ; this is translated from the coding sequence ATGCAGGTTTTAGTACGCACTAATATCTTTGCTACAGTTCTCATTTTCATTATCCTTAGTGTGATCGATTGTGCTGCAAAAAGCAACAAGAAGGAAGTCTCCTGGGACGTACTCGCAAGAAAGGATATGGTCTACAACCAGATCAAGGGTCGTGGTATCAAGGATGATCGACTGGTCAATGCCATGCTCGAAGTTGAGCGCCACAAATTTGTGCCAGAGAGTCTTGAGAAATTAGCTTACGGAGATTATCCTTTGCCGATCGGCGAAGATCAGACAATATCACAGCCTTACGTTGTTGCGTTGATGACGGATGAACTGCAATTGAAGGCAACCGATCGGGTTCTTGAAATCGGTACCGGGTCAGGATATCAGGCGGCTATTCTGTCACTGATGGTCAAAGATGTGTTTACAATAGAGATCATCGCTTCTCTCGCGGATTCGGCGGCACGCCGGTTGGCCTCGTTAGGATATAGGAATGTTCATGTAAGACACGGTGATGGTTTTCTTGGCTGGCCTGAAGAGGCACCTTTTGATGCGATCATCATCACCTGCGCACCGTCTGAACTGCCCGAACCTTTGGTTCTGCAACTCGCTGAAGGCGGCAGATTGATCCTGCCGCTGGGTGATGATTTTCAGATGTTGACTCTTTACAGGAAAATGGCTGGTGCTCTTGAAAAGAGGGAAATCATACCGGTACGGTTTGTTCCAATGAAGGGTTTGATCGAAGAACAGTAA
- the accC gene encoding acetyl-CoA carboxylase biotin carboxylase subunit has product MRFEKIVVANRGEIALRIIRAAHELDLKTVAVYSEIDSESLHARLADEAVCIGPPPSRDSYLNITRIISAAEITGAKAIHPGYGFLAENPEFAEICESCGITFIGPKADHIRAMGDKIKAKETMEKAGLPGIPGSHGSIESVKDARKLCKGLGFPVILKAAAGGGGKGMRIARDEEELDAGFRIAQAEAKAAFGDSRVYLEKFIQKPRHIEVQILGDNRGKVVALGERECSIQRRHQKLVEESPSPVVDVQLRERLQSSTLHAAQSIGYRSAGTIEFLMDQEKNYYFMEMNTRIQVEHPVTEMVTGIDIVKEQIKIANGEEIAFNQQDVELRGHAIECRINAEDPERNFVPVPGKITFFHMPQGIGIRFDTHIYAGHVIPSHYDSLIGKLICHGNSREEAIARMKRALEEIVIEGIKTTIPFHRKIMNHPKYLSGDISTNFIDEM; this is encoded by the coding sequence ATGAGATTCGAAAAAATTGTCGTTGCTAATCGGGGCGAAATAGCGCTGCGCATCATACGGGCAGCACACGAGCTTGATCTCAAGACGGTTGCCGTATATTCTGAGATAGACAGCGAATCGCTGCACGCCCGCCTGGCCGACGAGGCAGTATGTATTGGGCCTCCGCCAAGCAGAGACAGCTACTTGAACATCACTAGAATCATCAGCGCTGCCGAGATTACCGGAGCAAAAGCCATACACCCAGGTTATGGTTTTCTTGCCGAAAATCCTGAGTTCGCAGAAATATGTGAATCCTGTGGTATTACCTTTATCGGTCCTAAGGCCGATCACATCAGAGCCATGGGAGACAAGATCAAAGCCAAAGAAACAATGGAAAAAGCCGGGCTCCCTGGCATTCCCGGCAGCCACGGTAGCATAGAAAGTGTGAAGGATGCACGCAAATTATGCAAGGGTCTTGGTTTTCCGGTGATATTGAAGGCCGCAGCAGGAGGTGGAGGAAAGGGTATGCGGATTGCCCGTGATGAGGAAGAACTCGATGCAGGCTTTCGTATCGCCCAGGCGGAAGCCAAAGCTGCGTTTGGCGACAGCCGAGTCTATCTGGAAAAATTCATACAAAAACCAAGGCACATAGAGGTACAGATTCTTGGTGACAACCGCGGCAAAGTGGTTGCGCTCGGGGAGCGCGAGTGTTCGATTCAACGGCGCCATCAGAAACTGGTTGAAGAATCTCCGTCTCCGGTGGTCGATGTACAACTGCGGGAGAGACTTCAATCTTCAACTCTGCATGCGGCTCAGAGTATCGGGTACCGATCTGCAGGAACGATCGAATTCCTTATGGACCAGGAAAAAAACTACTACTTCATGGAAATGAATACTAGAATACAGGTTGAGCATCCAGTTACCGAAATGGTAACCGGCATAGATATCGTCAAAGAGCAAATCAAGATCGCGAATGGAGAAGAAATCGCTTTCAATCAGCAGGATGTCGAATTACGCGGCCACGCGATCGAATGTCGTATCAATGCTGAAGACCCGGAACGTAACTTTGTGCCCGTCCCGGGCAAGATAACTTTTTTCCATATGCCACAGGGCATTGGAATCCGGTTCGACACCCATATATATGCCGGACATGTAATCCCGAGCCATTACGATAGTCTTATCGGTAAGCTCATTTGTCACGGTAATTCAAGGGAAGAAGCAATTGCGAGGATGAAACGGGCACTTGAAGAAATCGTCATCGAAGGCATCAAGACGACAATTCCGTTTCACCGCAAAATAATGAATCACCCAAAATATCTGTCTGGCGATATCTCCACGAATTTTATCGATGAAATGTAG